Proteins encoded together in one Chryseobacterium taklimakanense window:
- a CDS encoding YggS family pyridoxal phosphate-dependent enzyme, translating into MSLKEQYEEVLQQLPSHIQLVAVSKTHPVEKIQQVYDFGQRVFGENKVQELVEKAPLLPNDIQWHLIGHLQRNKVKYIAEFVDTVQSVDSEKLLDEINRQAKKCNRKIKVLLQVKIAEEDTKFGLEVSETKELFLKWLQGNFPNVEITGLMGMATFTDNEAQIRREFSFLKRLFDQLSLQHRLQTLSMGMSGDFPIAIDCGANSVRVGSAIFGERSYTN; encoded by the coding sequence TGGTGGCCGTTTCCAAAACACATCCGGTTGAAAAAATACAGCAGGTGTACGACTTCGGACAAAGAGTTTTCGGAGAAAATAAAGTTCAGGAACTCGTAGAAAAAGCGCCTCTCCTTCCCAATGACATTCAGTGGCACCTGATCGGGCACCTTCAGAGAAATAAAGTAAAATATATTGCAGAATTTGTAGATACAGTTCAAAGCGTGGATTCTGAAAAACTTTTAGATGAAATCAACCGCCAGGCGAAAAAATGCAACCGAAAAATAAAAGTGCTTCTGCAAGTTAAAATTGCTGAAGAAGATACCAAATTTGGTTTGGAAGTTTCCGAAACCAAAGAACTGTTTTTAAAATGGCTTCAGGGCAATTTCCCAAATGTCGAAATTACAGGACTAATGGGAATGGCCACTTTCACAGACAATGAAGCTCAAATACGCAGAGAATTTTCTTTCCTCAAAAGGCTTTTCGACCAACTTTCTTTGCAGCACAGGCTTCAAACTCTTTCCATGGGAATGAGCGGCGACTTCCCTATTGCCATCGATTGCGGTGCAAATTCGGTACGAGTTGGCTCAGCAATTTTTGGTGAAAGATCTTATACAAATTAA
- a CDS encoding sigma-54-dependent transcriptional regulator, whose translation MQKILIVEDEKSISGVLQSILSDELKDYEFLVAEDGLEGYKNIEKEDFALVISDIKMPKLSGTELLKQALTLKPETTFVMISGHADIDTAVDCLKEGAYDFISKPIDINRLMTSVKNALDKEKLAKENQSLQKENVTLKKKVNKKYQMIGESATLKKIQDMIDKVAASDARVLITGPNGAGKELVAHAIHAQSERSRGPMVEVNCAAIPSELIESELFGHVKGSFTGAIKDKQGKFELANNGTIFLDEIGDMSLIAQAKVLRALQESKVSPVGSDKEIKVDVRVVAATNKDMQKEIEAGRFREDLYHRLSVIEIYVPPLDDRKEDIKLLVDHFAKLVADEQGNTPRLFDDNAIQALQSFSWTGNIRELRNVVERLIILGGNPVTEEDVAAFVRK comes from the coding sequence ATGCAGAAAATCCTTATCGTAGAAGACGAAAAATCTATTTCAGGTGTGTTACAAAGCATCCTTTCAGACGAATTAAAAGATTATGAATTTTTAGTGGCCGAAGACGGGCTTGAAGGTTACAAAAATATTGAAAAAGAAGACTTTGCGCTGGTAATTTCAGATATTAAAATGCCAAAGTTATCCGGTACGGAACTTCTGAAACAGGCCTTAACACTGAAACCGGAAACCACCTTTGTAATGATTTCGGGCCATGCGGATATTGATACCGCTGTGGACTGCCTTAAGGAGGGTGCTTATGATTTCATCTCGAAACCGATCGATATCAACAGACTGATGACCAGCGTAAAAAATGCACTGGATAAGGAAAAGCTGGCAAAGGAAAACCAGTCCCTTCAAAAAGAAAATGTGACTTTAAAGAAAAAAGTCAACAAAAAATACCAGATGATCGGCGAAAGTGCTACCCTGAAAAAAATTCAGGATATGATCGATAAAGTTGCCGCTTCTGATGCCAGAGTCTTAATCACAGGACCAAACGGAGCCGGTAAAGAGCTGGTTGCACACGCCATCCATGCACAAAGTGAGAGAAGCCGCGGCCCCATGGTTGAAGTAAACTGTGCCGCAATTCCTTCAGAACTTATTGAATCTGAGCTTTTTGGACACGTAAAAGGTTCATTTACAGGAGCCATCAAAGACAAGCAGGGAAAATTTGAGCTTGCCAACAACGGAACAATTTTCCTGGATGAAATTGGTGATATGAGTTTAATTGCTCAGGCCAAAGTTCTTCGTGCATTGCAGGAAAGTAAAGTTTCCCCGGTTGGAAGCGACAAGGAGATAAAAGTTGACGTTCGCGTGGTAGCGGCAACCAACAAGGATATGCAGAAGGAGATCGAGGCCGGGCGCTTCCGGGAAGACCTTTATCACAGGCTTTCGGTAATAGAAATTTATGTGCCGCCTTTGGATGACAGAAAAGAGGACATCAAACTTTTAGTGGATCATTTTGCGAAACTTGTTGCAGATGAACAGGGCAATACACCGCGTTTATTCGACGACAATGCCATCCAGGCTTTACAGTCGTTCTCCTGGACCGGAAATATCCGTGAGCTGAGAAACGTGGTTGAAAGACTGATCATCTTAGGTGGAAACCCGGTAACTGAAGAAGATGTTGCTGCTTTCGTACGGAAGTAA
- a CDS encoding MATE family efflux transporter codes for MNFLDRNYTKQTVKLALPVMLTQLGQVSVQLFDNIIVGNLLGANALAAVSLGNALFFSVFVFGLGISFAIPPLVSEAHSQNKHDRINSVFRHGFVLNMAVGLLLMILLLAFRPLLYHLDQPKEIIPDTEIYLTVMAFSILPFMTFQTLREVSEGLGYTIGVTKATIFANVINIGLNYVFIKGMFGFPPMGVKGSAIATLIARIFMLAFLYFVMVNHQTTKRYVKDFSLKIGLFTKRMFTKMLKLGLPTALQMFFEVTAFAGAAFICGMISAKDIASHQIALSMASFTFNLCIGFSVASTVMIGRKLGQRDFMELRKVGVNNIKIAFIFMVLCGAFFILARNTLPTFFTKKEDVEVIQLASKLLIIASLFQLSDGIQVTALGILRGIQDVKIPSYLTFFAYWIITIPLGFYLCVTLKMGAFGMWIALGLGLTISAVLLVYRFLKLSGKRIKANT; via the coding sequence ATGAATTTTTTGGATAGAAACTATACCAAACAAACTGTGAAACTGGCACTTCCAGTGATGCTTACACAGCTGGGACAGGTTTCGGTACAGCTTTTTGACAATATTATTGTTGGGAATTTACTCGGTGCCAATGCTTTGGCAGCAGTTTCCCTGGGTAACGCACTTTTTTTCTCGGTTTTTGTTTTCGGATTGGGAATTTCATTTGCAATTCCACCGCTGGTTTCTGAAGCGCATTCGCAGAACAAACACGACAGGATCAATTCAGTTTTTCGTCATGGCTTCGTCCTGAATATGGCCGTGGGATTACTGTTGATGATTTTATTACTCGCGTTCCGCCCGCTGCTCTATCATTTGGATCAGCCAAAAGAAATTATTCCCGATACCGAAATTTACCTCACCGTCATGGCGTTCAGTATTTTGCCGTTTATGACATTTCAGACCCTTCGTGAAGTTTCGGAAGGTTTGGGTTATACGATTGGGGTAACTAAGGCGACAATTTTTGCAAATGTGATTAATATTGGTTTGAATTACGTTTTCATCAAAGGAATGTTCGGTTTTCCGCCGATGGGCGTAAAAGGTTCCGCAATTGCAACGCTGATTGCGAGAATTTTCATGCTAGCTTTCCTCTATTTTGTCATGGTAAATCATCAGACCACAAAACGTTACGTGAAAGATTTCAGTTTAAAAATCGGGCTTTTCACTAAAAGAATGTTCACCAAAATGCTGAAACTCGGTTTGCCAACGGCTTTACAGATGTTTTTTGAAGTTACGGCCTTTGCCGGTGCTGCATTTATTTGCGGGATGATTTCCGCGAAAGACATCGCATCGCACCAGATTGCGCTGAGTATGGCTTCATTCACCTTTAATTTATGCATTGGCTTCAGTGTTGCTTCTACAGTGATGATCGGCAGAAAACTGGGCCAAAGAGACTTTATGGAACTGAGAAAAGTGGGGGTCAATAACATCAAAATCGCCTTCATTTTTATGGTTTTATGTGGCGCTTTTTTCATTTTGGCAAGAAATACTTTGCCGACATTTTTCACCAAAAAAGAAGATGTGGAAGTGATTCAGCTGGCTTCAAAACTTTTGATTATTGCCTCACTTTTCCAGCTTTCTGACGGAATTCAGGTGACCGCACTGGGTATTTTACGGGGAATTCAGGATGTAAAAATCCCGAGTTACCTCACATTTTTTGCGTATTGGATTATTACGATCCCATTAGGATTTTACCTCTGCGTCACTTTAAAAATGGGTGCATTTGGAATGTGGATTGCATTGGGATTAGGGCTCACGATTTCAGCGGTGCTTTTGGTGTACCGTTTTCTGAAACTTTCGGGCAAACGAATTAAGGCAAATACTTAG
- a CDS encoding bifunctional GNAT family N-acetyltransferase/carbon-nitrogen hydrolase family protein has translation MQVEIRRLTLDDYDALIEVMKKSYPEMRDDVWDKRNIQKLTSIFPDGQICVTVDGKVAAASLSIIVQYELYGDDHTYAEITGNSTFNTHYNSGNVLYGIEMFVDPEFRSLRLGRRLYDARKELCEKLNLKSIVIGGRIPNYHQYMDELTPRQYIQKVRKKEIYDPVLTFQLSNSFQPIRILKNYLPGDTSSQDNAVLMEWSNIYYSRRPNTMQDSVVRLGLVQWQMRHFNDLDAFFEQVRFFVDVMSDYKSDFVMFPELFNTPLLAPYNHLSERESMLELAKLTETIKEKISEFAISYNVNIIAGSMPLEEDGELYNISYLLHRDGKIDEYRKIHITPNEKKYYGMKGGSEIKVFDTDCGKIGLLICYDVEFPELPRILADQGMKILFVPYLTDTQNAYTRVRHCAAARAIENECYVAIAGCVGNLPGVNNMDIQYGQAAVFTPSDFAFPSNAIKGEATPNTEMTLIVDVDLNLLKELHHNGAVRTMSDRRRDLYTVGLKEN, from the coding sequence ATGCAGGTAGAAATACGAAGGCTTACTTTAGACGATTACGATGCGCTGATCGAGGTGATGAAAAAATCATATCCCGAAATGCGCGACGATGTTTGGGATAAAAGAAATATCCAAAAACTGACCTCCATTTTTCCGGACGGGCAAATTTGTGTGACTGTTGACGGCAAAGTTGCGGCCGCTTCCCTCTCGATCATCGTGCAGTACGAGCTTTATGGCGATGATCACACTTATGCTGAAATTACCGGAAATTCTACCTTCAATACGCATTACAATTCCGGAAATGTTTTATACGGCATCGAAATGTTTGTGGATCCGGAATTCCGCTCGCTGCGCCTGGGAAGAAGGCTTTATGATGCGAGAAAAGAACTTTGCGAGAAATTAAATCTAAAATCAATCGTCATCGGCGGCAGAATTCCGAATTACCATCAGTACATGGATGAGCTTACGCCGAGGCAGTATATTCAGAAAGTAAGGAAAAAGGAAATTTATGATCCTGTGCTTACGTTTCAGCTCTCCAACAGTTTTCAGCCGATCAGGATTTTAAAAAATTATTTGCCGGGTGATACATCTTCCCAGGACAATGCAGTTCTGATGGAATGGAGCAATATCTACTACAGCCGCAGGCCAAACACGATGCAGGACAGCGTGGTGAGGTTGGGGCTAGTTCAGTGGCAGATGCGGCATTTCAATGATCTGGACGCGTTCTTCGAGCAGGTGAGATTTTTTGTGGATGTGATGAGCGATTACAAATCTGATTTTGTGATGTTCCCCGAGCTTTTCAATACACCGCTTTTAGCGCCTTACAATCACCTTTCTGAACGTGAAAGCATGCTCGAACTTGCAAAACTGACGGAAACCATTAAAGAAAAAATTTCAGAATTCGCCATCAGTTACAACGTGAATATCATCGCCGGAAGTATGCCTTTGGAAGAGGACGGCGAATTATACAACATCAGCTATCTTCTGCATCGTGACGGAAAAATTGATGAATACCGGAAAATCCACATTACGCCAAATGAAAAGAAATATTACGGCATGAAAGGCGGCAGCGAAATCAAAGTTTTCGATACCGATTGTGGAAAAATTGGACTGTTGATTTGCTACGACGTCGAGTTTCCGGAACTACCGAGAATTCTTGCAGACCAGGGCATGAAAATTCTGTTTGTGCCTTATCTTACCGATACGCAAAATGCTTACACACGCGTTCGTCACTGCGCCGCTGCAAGAGCCATTGAAAATGAGTGTTACGTAGCGATTGCCGGATGTGTAGGAAATTTACCCGGTGTAAACAATATGGATATTCAGTACGGACAGGCGGCGGTTTTCACGCCTTCTGACTTTGCATTTCCATCCAATGCGATTAAAGGGGAAGCGACGCCAAATACCGAGATGACTTTGATCGTAGACGTTGATTTGAATTTACTGAAAGAACTTCACCACAACGGTGCCGTGCGCACGATGAGCGACCGGAGAAGAGATTTGTACACGGTCGGGTTGAAAGAAAATTAA
- a CDS encoding TonB-dependent receptor plug domain-containing protein codes for MAPFFFFSQEKERVRDIEEVVFQKKAKKKVTDLSTTVISAKNAQQVASISGGIEGVIKTLPSVNSNTELSSQYMVRGGNYDENLIYINDIEIYRPFLIRNSLQEGMSIINPDMVSLINFSPGGFEAKYGDKMSSALNIYYRQPTKFELSGEASLIGGRLSTGFASKNQKLSALFSGRYRNTNLVLNTMKEDADFNPQYMDFQSYINYSINPKWNVSFIGYYSKNDYEMVPKKKDVDFGTLQQPLKLTVFYTGREDDRYRNMMGTVSVNYKPNKKWSLTLDNFAYQNREREYYSIASGYMLQTFDPVTGDPVTSYDAGGQIDHARNDLFVRTLGSQFKARFSPDANTDYEIGAKFEKERLQDLTNEWQLIDSLGYSQPRNFVLPGNLDASSLELKYHISGNNDISPERISAYAQYSKKFYWGTSRMFVNAGVRAQNWTFNKETLISPRIQVAVKPDWDADMLFKLSGGVYYQAPFYKEIKDLSGNFNSEIKAQRSYQLVLANDYEFQMVERPFKLTTEAYYKKMDRLIPYYIDNVRTRYSGKNNATGYAYGIDTRLFGEFVPGVDSWISASYARIYENIEGKGDIPRPTDQRFRFSMFYQDYMPKFPSMRVNLTLVYANGLPTGTPVTVDPATNLPVFDAQYTYQKTLPSYKRVDIGLSKVFIDQGDNQATGSFWKNFRELTLGVQIFNAFNIQNTVANQWVTDVYSNYVYPVPVRLTGRFFNVKLEFKL; via the coding sequence TTGGCACCTTTTTTTTTCTTTTCGCAGGAAAAAGAACGTGTAAGAGACATAGAAGAAGTGGTGTTTCAAAAGAAAGCCAAGAAAAAAGTGACAGACCTTTCCACAACGGTGATTTCCGCTAAAAATGCGCAACAAGTAGCGTCTATTTCCGGAGGAATTGAAGGCGTCATTAAAACTTTGCCTTCCGTAAACTCCAATACGGAACTGTCTTCGCAATATATGGTTCGCGGCGGCAACTACGATGAAAACCTTATTTACATTAATGATATTGAAATCTACCGCCCGTTTCTCATCAGAAATTCTTTGCAGGAAGGGATGAGCATCATCAATCCTGATATGGTTTCGCTGATCAATTTTTCGCCGGGTGGTTTCGAGGCTAAATACGGCGATAAAATGTCCTCGGCACTTAATATTTACTATCGCCAACCCACAAAATTTGAACTGTCAGGCGAAGCAAGTTTGATTGGAGGAAGGCTTTCAACTGGTTTTGCTTCCAAGAATCAGAAACTTTCAGCCTTATTTTCCGGGCGTTACAGAAATACCAATTTGGTACTGAATACCATGAAGGAGGATGCCGACTTTAATCCGCAGTATATGGATTTTCAGTCGTACATCAATTACAGCATCAATCCTAAATGGAACGTTTCATTTATCGGGTATTATTCTAAAAACGATTACGAAATGGTGCCGAAGAAAAAGGATGTCGATTTTGGAACGCTCCAGCAACCACTTAAACTCACAGTATTTTACACCGGCAGGGAAGATGACCGCTACCGGAATATGATGGGCACGGTATCCGTTAATTATAAACCTAATAAGAAATGGTCTTTAACTTTGGACAATTTTGCCTACCAGAATCGCGAGCGGGAGTATTACAGCATCGCTTCAGGGTATATGCTGCAGACTTTTGATCCGGTGACCGGCGATCCGGTTACGTCTTACGATGCAGGCGGGCAAATAGATCATGCGAGAAATGATTTGTTTGTAAGGACGTTGGGAAGCCAGTTCAAAGCGCGGTTTTCTCCCGATGCAAACACCGATTACGAAATTGGAGCCAAATTTGAAAAAGAACGGCTTCAGGATTTAACGAATGAATGGCAACTAATTGATTCGCTGGGTTATTCACAACCGCGCAATTTTGTTTTGCCGGGAAATCTGGATGCATCAAGTTTGGAATTGAAATACCATATCAGCGGGAACAATGACATCTCGCCGGAGCGAATCTCAGCTTATGCACAATATTCCAAAAAATTCTACTGGGGAACAAGCCGGATGTTTGTAAATGCCGGCGTTCGCGCACAAAACTGGACATTCAATAAAGAAACTTTGATCAGTCCAAGAATTCAGGTTGCTGTAAAACCGGATTGGGACGCTGATATGCTGTTTAAACTTTCGGGCGGAGTTTATTACCAGGCCCCTTTTTACAAAGAAATTAAAGATTTAAGCGGGAATTTTAATTCTGAAATTAAAGCACAGCGGTCTTATCAGTTGGTTTTGGCCAATGATTATGAGTTTCAGATGGTTGAAAGGCCATTCAAACTCACTACGGAAGCGTATTACAAAAAAATGGACCGGCTGATTCCGTATTATATCGACAATGTGCGGACGAGATATTCCGGGAAGAACAACGCCACTGGTTATGCTTATGGGATAGATACGAGATTGTTTGGAGAATTTGTTCCGGGTGTGGATTCTTGGATTTCTGCAAGTTATGCCCGTATTTACGAGAATATTGAAGGTAAGGGCGACATTCCGAGGCCGACAGATCAGCGGTTCCGGTTCTCGATGTTTTATCAGGATTATATGCCGAAATTCCCAAGTATGCGGGTGAATCTTACTTTGGTTTATGCCAACGGTTTACCGACGGGAACACCGGTTACGGTTGATCCTGCGACCAATCTTCCGGTATTTGATGCACAGTACACTTACCAAAAGACTTTGCCGTCGTACAAAAGGGTAGATATCGGCTTATCAAAGGTTTTTATAGATCAGGGAGATAATCAGGCAACGGGAAGTTTCTGGAAAAACTTCCGCGAACTGACGTTAGGTGTTCAGATTTTCAATGCCTTTAATATTCAGAATACCGTTGCAAACCAATGGGTGACTGATGTGTATTCAAATTATGTCTATCCTGTTCCTGTACGTTTGACGGGGCGTTTCTTTAATGTGAAATTAGAATTTAAACTGTAA
- a CDS encoding IS982 family transposase: MNNLIQNYEIILKELTKTCNHITTKKQIRLPKMSDLELVALNITAEYMSINSELQLFRCISGTGLDEKIERSVYNRRKRKLFPYIEKIRETLSGKFADFTDVFIVDSTPIEICKISRANRSAICSTDEIKPAFGYCAAQKSRYFGYKLHAVCDKNGIFHSFDFSPANVHDVNYLFDIKENFQNCLLIGDRGYISKELQVDLFNFSKINLSVPMRRNQHGFVEFSRTKSKIRKRIETNISQLCGQFTINTNFAKTFQGLATRIVSKITSFTMIQYLNFFVFKRSLNKLKVNLC; this comes from the coding sequence ATGAACAATCTCATTCAAAACTACGAAATTATTTTAAAAGAATTGACAAAAACCTGCAACCATATCACCACTAAGAAGCAAATCAGACTTCCAAAAATGTCCGACTTGGAACTTGTGGCACTTAATATTACCGCAGAATACATGTCGATTAACTCTGAACTACAGTTGTTTAGGTGTATTTCGGGAACTGGTTTGGACGAAAAGATAGAAAGAAGCGTATATAACAGAAGGAAAAGAAAACTTTTCCCTTACATTGAGAAAATTCGGGAAACTCTGAGCGGAAAGTTTGCAGACTTTACCGACGTCTTCATTGTGGATTCAACACCCATTGAAATATGTAAAATAAGCAGGGCAAATCGTTCCGCAATTTGCTCTACGGATGAAATCAAACCTGCATTTGGATATTGTGCGGCGCAGAAGTCAAGATATTTTGGCTATAAACTACATGCAGTTTGTGATAAGAATGGAATCTTTCACTCTTTTGATTTTTCGCCCGCAAATGTCCACGATGTAAATTATCTTTTCGATATTAAAGAAAATTTTCAAAATTGTTTATTAATCGGAGACAGAGGATATATCAGCAAAGAATTGCAAGTGGATTTATTCAATTTCTCCAAGATTAACCTTTCGGTTCCTATGCGCAGGAATCAACATGGTTTTGTGGAGTTTTCAAGGACGAAATCAAAAATAAGAAAGAGAATTGAAACCAATATCTCGCAACTGTGCGGACAGTTCACCATAAACACGAACTTTGCAAAAACCTTTCAAGGTCTTGCGACAAGAATAGTGTCAAAAATAACTTCTTTCACAATGATTCAATACCTGAATTTCTTCGTGTTTAAAAGAAGTTTAAATAAACTAAAAGTTAATTTGTGCTAA
- the kdsA gene encoding 3-deoxy-8-phosphooctulonate synthase: MIQFLDKIHHKDSKNFFLIAGPCAIESEDMAFEIAEKIVRLSDKYQIPYIFKGSFKKANRSRVDSFTGIGDEKALEILKKVGENFNIPTTTDIHENEHAALAAKYVDVLQIPAFLVRQTDLLVAAANTGKCVTLKKGQFLSPESMKFAVEKVRDSGNEKTAIIERGNSFGYTDLVVDFRGIPTMQNYAPVILDVTHSLQQPNQNSGVTGGRPELIETIAKAGIAVGANGIFIETHPDPSCAKSDGANMLKLDLLENLLGKLTKIREAIL; encoded by the coding sequence ATGATTCAGTTCTTAGATAAAATTCACCATAAAGATTCAAAAAATTTCTTCCTGATTGCCGGGCCGTGCGCCATAGAAAGCGAGGATATGGCGTTTGAAATTGCAGAAAAGATTGTGAGGCTTTCAGACAAATATCAGATTCCCTACATCTTTAAAGGAAGTTTCAAAAAAGCCAACCGCAGCCGTGTAGATTCCTTTACCGGAATCGGCGACGAAAAGGCTCTCGAAATCCTGAAGAAAGTTGGCGAAAATTTCAATATTCCCACCACCACAGACATTCACGAAAATGAACATGCAGCATTAGCCGCAAAATATGTTGATGTACTGCAGATTCCGGCTTTTCTGGTGCGCCAGACTGATCTTTTGGTGGCTGCAGCCAATACGGGGAAGTGTGTAACATTGAAAAAGGGCCAGTTTCTGTCACCGGAATCCATGAAATTTGCCGTGGAAAAAGTAAGGGATTCTGGCAACGAGAAAACGGCCATCATTGAGCGCGGAAACTCGTTTGGTTATACCGATTTGGTGGTGGATTTCCGCGGCATTCCAACAATGCAGAATTATGCGCCGGTAATTTTAGATGTAACGCATTCTTTGCAACAACCGAATCAAAATTCCGGCGTTACAGGAGGTCGTCCGGAATTAATTGAGACCATCGCTAAAGCTGGAATTGCCGTGGGTGCCAATGGAATTTTCATTGAAACCCATCCGGATCCCTCATGCGCAAAATCAGACGGTGCCAATATGCTGAAACTTGATCTGCTCGAGAATTTATTGGGAAAATTAACAAAAATCAGAGAAGCAATTTTATAA
- a CDS encoding DUF1697 domain-containing protein codes for MRYCAFLRGVNVKGTAMKMADVCAVFLNAGMKNVVSVLATGNILFDSEKNETQLKTVLEKSMADYFDYEAFMFIRKADFVTHALKNNPFTKSEEYHSYVFISSDEIVEELMNEFAKGIKSDGEAAKIVQKVFYWKIKKGETLNSDFGKILGKKSFKDKITSRNINTFEKIVAKL; via the coding sequence ATGAGATACTGCGCATTTTTAAGAGGTGTAAATGTAAAAGGAACTGCCATGAAAATGGCCGATGTTTGTGCCGTTTTTCTAAACGCGGGAATGAAAAATGTTGTGTCTGTTTTAGCAACCGGCAATATACTTTTCGATTCTGAAAAAAATGAAACACAGCTGAAAACGGTTCTGGAAAAATCAATGGCTGACTATTTTGATTATGAAGCATTTATGTTTATTAGAAAGGCAGACTTCGTCACCCATGCTTTGAAAAACAATCCTTTCACTAAATCTGAGGAATATCACAGTTATGTTTTTATTTCTTCTGATGAAATCGTGGAAGAATTGATGAACGAATTTGCTAAAGGAATAAAATCAGACGGCGAAGCTGCAAAAATTGTCCAAAAAGTCTTTTACTGGAAAATTAAAAAAGGTGAAACTTTGAATTCTGATTTTGGTAAAATTTTAGGCAAAAAATCATTTAAAGACAAAATCACTTCAAGAAATATCAATACCTTTGAGAAAATAGTTGCTAAGCTTTAA
- a CDS encoding LTA synthase family protein: protein MERTQQFERMPVYAVVFTVVFKLLFLLTHHIQEDAFITWRVAQNLLDYGVIGFNGDTRISASTTHLYVFVSWFFNLIFGKDHFVIPILIFNSLLFTAGSYLLSKIILTNPIHQAVFIFLFGILPPSIKISILGMEYGILFFLEMSLLYFGFTKGKNWALVILPVLILFTRIDTVIFLGIVFIVDLVFSKKINWYYVLGGILGLISVLSFNWFYFHEIVNNTIVAKQTTYDQAFTSRQNWIYFLQNFGNYWGMLKLPGSFNPFTILVMVFELLCFIFLIRKKDSRNKFLWIIFVFAWTKQIIFISQKSYFDWYYWVPQILLFVPVLIFVIEQKHRKYLWLTLLVVFYILPMLAFQTIHSIATGNGEWNYRRNIGIFLNNYEQDKNQWILLEPAGYVPYFSGLKTIDEVGLVDKEIQAEIKKDKANYWVNTVKKRQPKYLLSYRDLFVGKDAVYYRGHYKLLKEFRINDYLQSENKILEKVYKLKPSGTDYNLYIRIK from the coding sequence TTTCAAACTTTTATTTTTACTGACTCACCACATTCAGGAGGATGCCTTTATCACATGGCGCGTAGCACAAAACCTTTTAGATTATGGCGTCATTGGCTTTAACGGAGATACCAGGATTTCAGCTTCTACTACGCATCTTTATGTTTTTGTGTCGTGGTTTTTTAATTTAATTTTTGGTAAAGATCACTTCGTAATTCCTATTTTGATCTTCAACTCTCTCCTTTTCACTGCTGGCAGTTATCTTCTTTCTAAAATCATCCTTACAAACCCAATACATCAGGCTGTTTTCATTTTCTTATTCGGAATACTTCCACCATCAATAAAAATTTCAATTCTTGGTATGGAGTACGGAATACTGTTTTTTCTGGAAATGAGTCTGCTTTATTTTGGTTTTACGAAAGGAAAAAACTGGGCTTTGGTGATTTTACCGGTACTGATTCTTTTTACAAGAATTGATACGGTCATATTCCTGGGAATCGTATTTATCGTGGATTTGGTTTTCAGCAAAAAAATAAACTGGTATTACGTTTTAGGCGGAATTCTTGGTTTAATTTCGGTTTTAAGTTTCAATTGGTTTTATTTCCATGAGATTGTAAATAACACAATCGTCGCAAAGCAGACCACATATGATCAGGCCTTTACTTCGCGGCAAAACTGGATATACTTTCTTCAGAATTTCGGAAATTATTGGGGCATGCTCAAGTTGCCCGGCAGTTTTAATCCTTTTACCATTTTGGTTATGGTTTTCGAGCTTTTATGTTTTATTTTTTTAATCAGGAAGAAAGATTCCAGAAACAAATTTCTCTGGATCATTTTTGTTTTTGCGTGGACGAAGCAGATCATCTTTATATCACAGAAAAGCTATTTCGACTGGTATTATTGGGTGCCGCAAATCCTGCTGTTTGTGCCAGTTTTGATATTTGTGATCGAACAGAAGCATAGAAAATATCTGTGGCTTACACTCCTTGTAGTTTTCTATATCCTGCCAATGTTGGCGTTTCAGACAATACATTCAATCGCAACCGGAAATGGGGAATGGAATTATAGAAGGAACATCGGCATTTTCCTGAATAATTATGAACAGGACAAAAACCAGTGGATTTTACTGGAACCGGCCGGCTATGTACCGTATTTTTCAGGCTTAAAAACCATTGATGAAGTTGGTTTGGTAGATAAAGAAATACAGGCTGAAATAAAGAAAGATAAAGCGAATTACTGGGTCAATACAGTGAAAAAACGTCAGCCTAAATATCTTCTTTCTTACAGGGATTTATTTGTGGGTAAAGATGCTGTATACTACAGAGGCCATTATAAACTTTTAAAGGAATTCAGGATAAACGATTATCTTCAGAGCGAAAATAAAATCCTTGAAAAAGTCTATAAATTAAAACCTTCAGGAACTGATTATAATCTTTATATAAGAATAAAATAA